Proteins from a genomic interval of Rhipicephalus microplus isolate Deutch F79 chromosome 6, USDA_Rmic, whole genome shotgun sequence:
- the LOC142765848 gene encoding uncharacterized protein LOC142765848 — protein sequence MARRSGAVYFLSTAYLGPKLNVRRTKSGRTTSKVFKGVVHTCGDVVLPDFVRRTLSLGPKYAVDKKYTAPDLLAIVRRVSSLAPQEDCNRCVSEGVDVLQQVKPCASSLPLSRTISHLRDNELCVVPSDKEGGFAVLNKDLYLKKAVSAVTSVFQKCSGIDLVKVKSKAKKLCTQLNLSEIAKKIEKSEKLALEMFFSAKTHKADVPFRVIVTEKGSWQNALGMFLQKKLKLLEINDPFLVRNSREVTEFFKEYSNYTLSAFSIDIKDLYYSLPRDALYSCIEECVDIMGHVTFQNAAGVSVSSFLDLLATYLTSTFVEWNGDVYQNNGVSIGSSIAPILSDLLLAKFDRNLKERLSCQEVVRIFRFVDDYLVVFKCESARVMGLSSDVIEVFSDCLSPLVLTHELPVNNSIRFLDMRLLFSVNHACWMYEPRAMKPLLSFKSAHSKLVKRGIVNTCFTNALDRSCFHMMETSFQNQVERLKEAGYPDSLLISVAETIKKKKKPRSRESTNDRDKSKRDKVAVIPYKHQLSHKIKKLGQRMGVKVVFSAPYKLSQLAKMTCVNNRPKQACTVRHKTQFVRCDMNVVYRIPLSCGACYIGQTGRCLNERLREHARNVRTGNEGFWLSTSVGVAALRSSKARS from the coding sequence ATGGCCAGAAGATCCGGTGCGGTGTACTTCTTGTCTACGGCATACTTGGGGCCTAAGCTCAACGTCCGCCGTACGAAGTCTGGAAGAACTACGTCAAAGGTGTTCAAAGGTGTTGTGCACACGTGTGGTGACGTAGTTCTTCCAGACTTCGTACGGCGGACGTTGAGCTTAGGCCCCAAGTATGCCGTAGACAAGAAGTACACCGCACCGGATCTTCTGGCCATAGTGAGACGTGTTTCAAGCCTTGCTCCACAAGAAGACTGTAACAGGTGCGTGTCTGAAGGAGTTGATGTGCTGCAGCAAGTTAAGCCGTGCGCAAGTAGTCTTCCTTTAAGCAGGACAATTTCACATCTACGAGACAACGAACTGTGCGTGGTGCCTTCGGACAAGgagggaggcttcgcggtcctcaacaaagacttgtacctgaagaaagctgtaagtgcggtcacatccgtcttccaaaagtgcagtggtattgacctggttaaagtcaaatctaaggcgaaaaaactgtgcacgcagcttaacctgtctgaaatagcaaaaaagatagaaaaaagtgaGAAGTTGGCCCTAGAGATGTTTTTTTCGGCAAAGACACACAAAGCCGACGTGCCATTTCGTGTCATTGTTACAGAGAAGGGTTCTTGGCAAAACGCCCTAGGGatgtttttgcagaaaaagttgaaacttttagagattaatgatccctttctagtcaggaattcaagggaggtcactgaattcttcaaagagtattctaactacactttgagtgctttttccatagatatcaaagatttatattattctctccctcgtgacgctttgtattcatgcatagaagaatgtgttgatataatgggccacgtaacgttccagaatgcagctggtgtcagtgttagcagttttcttgacctgctagctacctatctgacctctacctttgtagaatggaacggtgatgtttatcaaaataatggcgtttcaataggatcttcgattgcaccgattctgagtgatttgttgcttgcgaagttcgacaggaacttgaaagagcggctgagttgccaggaagttgtgagaattttcaggttcgtcgacgactacctggtggtttttaagtgtgaatctgctagagtaatggggttgtcatctgatgtaattgaagtttttagtgactgcttgagtccactcgtactgacccatgaactcccagtgaacaactcgattcgcttcctagacatgagacttttgttcagcgtgaatcacgcatgctggatgtatgagcctcgcgctatgaaaccgcttttgtcttttaaatcagcgcatagcaaattggttaagagaggcatagtgaacacctgcttcactaatgccctggacagatcatgtttccatatgatggaaacaagcttccaaaatcaagttgagcgtctgaaagaagctggctacccggattcgcttctcatttctgtggcagaaacaataaaaaagaagaaaaagcccagaagcagagagagcactaatgacagagacaaaagcaaacgtgacaaagtcgcggtaatcccttacaagcaccagctatctcacaagataaaaaagctcggtcagcgcatgggcgtaaaggtcgttttttcggcaccttacaagctctctcagctagccaaaatgacatgtgtaaacaataggcccaaacaagcttgcactgtcaggcataaaacccagtttgtcagatgtgacatgaatgtagtatatagaattccgctatcttgtggtgcgtgttacatcgggcagactgggagatgcctaaatgagcgcctgcgcgagcacgcacgcaatgtgcgcactggcaatgagggtttttgGCTCAGCAcatcagtaggtgtggctgccttgcgcagttcgaaagcacggtcgtaa